Within the Mumia flava genome, the region GCGATCACGGCGACCACCACGGCGACCGCGAGCGGTGCCCACCAACGGCGCCGCGGCCCGGGGCTCTGCTCGGCGGTCATCGCGCGTCGCCGCACTCGACTCGCGTGATCGTGGGCACGGGCACCGTCGTCGGGTCGTCGAGCACGGAGGGTTCCGGCTCGTACAGGCGCAGAACGAGGTTGGGTCGGTCCGCCTCCCCCATCGAGAGCCAGTCGCCGTCCGGCGGTGCCGTCGCGGCCAGCTCGGCGGTCCACGCCCCGTCGGAGGCACGCGTGAGGCTGGTCGCGTCCACCGACGGCCGTCCGTCGTCGTTGTCGGCGAGGTACGCCCCGTCGTACAACGTGATCGACCACCACCGCGCCGGCAGGTCGGCGCCTGCGATCGCGTAGCGGCACGCCGCGTCGAGGTCGGTCCCGTCGTCGTCACCGAGCGCGACCAGGTAGACGGCCTCGCGCTGCGACAGCGCGAGCAGCCCCTGGATCGCCGTCGCCGAGCGGACGTACGGGTTCGCCTCGGTGCTCCCCCGGTCCAGGCTGATCGACCACGCACCGACCTTCGTCTCGCTGCTCCCCACGAGAGCGCCCGACAGCACGAGCGCAGCCGAGCCGACGCCGACGGCCAGGCCGACGCCGACCGCGAGCACC harbors:
- a CDS encoding DUF1214 domain-containing protein gives rise to the protein MRRALRWVLAVGVGLAVGVGSAALVLSGALVGSSETKVGAWSISLDRGSTEANPYVRSATAIQGLLALSQREAVYLVALGDDDGTDLDAACRYAIAGADLPARWWSITLYDGAYLADNDDGRPSVDATSLTRASDGAWTAELAATAPPDGDWLSMGEADRPNLVLRLYEPEPSVLDDPTTVPVPTITRVECGDAR